AGCGAGGAGTTGGCCGACGGATCGCGCCAAACCGACTCGGTTTTCGAGGCCGGTCAGCGGGTCGTGGGACGCCTGATGTTCGAGAGTGAGCTGGGCGACCCGTTGTTCGGTGATGTCGAGCACGGTGCCGCAGATGATCCGGCCGCGGGAGAGATCGCTGGTGCGGGAAACGACCCATCGCACCTCGCCGTCGGGCCGGACGATGCGATGTGTCATTTCGACGTCGACCTCTCCGTCGACGATGCGGCGCATGGCGGTGGCGCACTCCTCTCGATCGTCCGGGTGCACCCACTCGAGGTCGATGCTGCCCGACGATTCGACGGGAAGGCCGAGGATGCGACACAGCTCCTCTGAGCGTGTGCTCCTGCCGGTGTCCAGGTCGAGTTCGAAACTTCCGAGCCGGGCACAGCGTTGGGCATCGGCCAAACGCCGACGCTCCTGGTCGATGCCCCGGTGGAGACGGAGTCGCTCGGTGATGTCGCGGGCGATGACGGAGATTCCGATCGTCGTGTGGTCGACTGAACGTCTGATCGGTGAGAAGGTCACCCCGAGCTCGATCGAATCGCCGTCCGGCCCGTCAGTGCGGAGCTCCAGACCGGTCACGGGTCCGCCGTCGGCGACTTGGCCGATCGTGGCCTCGACGACTGCTCGGTTCTCGCTGTCGAAGAGGTCCACCAGTTGTCGGCCGTTGAAGTCGCGACTCGAGGGGTCGAAGAGCTCGCGAGCCCGATGGTTCCAGGTGTCGACGGCACCGTTCAGATCGGCGGACACGACCGCATCGCCCGAGGACTCGACGATGGCCGAGAGTCGTGCCGTGATCTCCTCCGATCGGATTCGCTCGGTGATATCCGTGCCGACACCGATGGTGGCCACGTGTCCCCCGTCGTCATCGAAGACGGGCGTGTCGGATACCAGCAGAGGTATCTCGCGCCCGTCCTTTCCCACGATCCGGATCTCGCCATCCCACGGGAGGCCCCGCCTGAGTCGGTCCTGGATCTGGTCGCTGATCGACTCCCAACCCTCCGCCGCAGGAAGGAGTTCGGTCAGCGATCGGCCCAGAGCCTCGTCGCGTCGGTAACCGTAGAGCGCCGTGGCGGCCTCGTTCCAGTAGATGATCGCACCCGGCTGGTCGATGGCGACGACGGCCTGTCGCACCGCGTCGAGGAGGCGAGCCTGGAAGCGCACGGCGTCCTCGGCCTGCTTTCGATCGGTGATGTCGCGGAGGTTTCCGACGATCATCCCGACGTTGGGGTCCTCGAGAAGGTTGGTGGCGATCTCGTCGACCCAGCCCACCCGGCCGTCGGGCGTGACGATCCTGAACTCGGTGCGCACGCGGTCCTCGAGGTTCGGGATCGACATGAAGTCGCCGATCACCCGATCCCGGTCCGATGGGTGGATCATGTCGAAGCCGTTCAGGCCGACCAGCGCCTCGGGCGCCACACCGAAGACACGTTGGCTCGCCCGACTGACCCACTCGATCGTTCCGTCCTGGGCGAAGAACATCACGAGGTCGTTGGAGTTGGCCACCACGGCGTCGGTCATGGCCGACGCGATCACCCGCTTCGCCTCTGACCCGCGGGTGTTCGCGGCGGTGGGTTCGAAATGCCGTTCCGCATCAGCTGATGAACTCGGGGCGATCGGGAGAGGTGGGGCCGTGGTCGGCGGGCTCGTTTCGTTCTCGTACCTGCGACGCTTGTCGTCGTACATTCTGCGGTCGACGACGTCGAGGAGTTCGGCCGGGGTCAGGGAGCGGTCGACCTGGATCAGGCCGATCGATGCACCGAGCGCTACTTCGAGCGATCGGATCTGGAACGGTTGGGCGAGCGAGACCCGGAGTCGCTCAGCGAGCACCAGGGCTCCCTCTTCCGGGAGGTTCTCGCAGAGGAGAACGAACTCGTCGCCACCGAGACGCGCCACCATGTCGCCGTCTCGAACGATGCGTTGGGCGCGGGCGGCCACGAGTCCGAGTAGGTCGTCACCGATCTGGTGGCCGTGGTCGTCGTTGACCCTCTTGAAACCGTCGAGATCGAACAAGAAGAGCCAGCTCGGGTTCGGTCCGACCGCGTGCTCCCTGCGCAGGTTCTCCAGCCGGCGGGTCAGCGCCCGGCGGTTCGGGAGGCCGGTCAGCTCGTCGTGGTACGCCTCGAAGGACAGTCGGTCTCGACGCGCCTTTTCAGTGGTGATGTCGACGTGGAACACGATCGCGCCACCGCCGGTCGTCACCGGCGCGGACGATGCCTGCAGGAGGAACCAACGATCCTCGGTGGCCGTGGGACAGGGATACTCGAACTCGAAGTGCGTCGTTTCACCGGACAGTACCCGCCGGAGTCCACGCGCGATCGACCCGGCCACCGCGTCGCCGTCGGCTCCTGCCCGCTCGCAGAGCTTGACGTAGTTCGTCCCCGGTCCGGTCGTCGCGATCGTTCCCCCGTTCAGAGATGCGAACAGTCGCCACGCTGCGTTGGTGTCGACGATGGTGCCCTCGTTGTCGATGACGGCCGCAACGGCAGCCAGGTGTTCGAACGCGAAGGATCGAGCGTCGGTGACCGCCGGGGCGGTTCCGGTGCGCTCCTCGGATTCGGCGTTCATTTCACAGCCCTTCTGGCGCGAGACAGTCTCCTGTCGGCCGCGAGGGCTGTGCCTTTAACGAATGCCGTGACGGCGGCGGAAGGTCAGGTGTCGATCATCTCGAAGCACTGCACCTCGACCATCATGGGGAGCAGGTACCCGACGTAGAAGTTGTGGAGCTTCAGCACGCCGTGGTCCTCCACCTCGTAGTCGATCACATCGACTCGGTCGTCCCGTTCGGCGTAGGCCTTGGCCCGACCGAGCACCTCGTGGAGTTGGTCGACGGTGTCGACAGCGAGGCCGAAGTGATCGAGCCGGGGCGCGGACATCGGCTCGTCGTCGGCGATGAGGAACACGAATTGGTCATAGGCGTGCACGCCCATGACGAGGCGCTTGCGGTCCTCGGTCATGGTCGGGTGTTCGACCCAGCCGAACACGTCGGAGTAGAAGTCGACGATGTCGGTGCGGGACCGTTCGTCGAGGGCGTCGGCGGGCATGCTCATCGCCACGTGGTTGAAGCGGGCGGGGCCGCGGAACTCACTCATGTCGTCCTTCCCATCGGTCGCACCAGCGCTTTGCCGGCGATCGAGCCCGTCCGGAGACGGTGCATCGTTGCGAGCAGATCGTCGAGTCGCACCTCGTCGGGCGCCAGGAGATCGTCGAGGGGCAGACTGCCCGATCCGATGAGGGTGAGCGCGTCGGCGAAGCCGTCGGCGTCGTAGTTGAACGCGCCGGTGACCTCGAGTTCGTTGAGGATGACCCGGTTGGTGTCGAGCTGGGGAAGGTCGAGCCCCGTGCCCACGAGGACGAGGGTGCCGCCGGGCTTCAGCTGGGTGAGCGCAGTCTCGACGGCAGCCCGGGCGCCGGAGGTTTCGAAGACCACGTCGACGGCGTCGGCCGGCGCGGCGCCGGGGTGTGCGGTGATCTCGAGATCCTCGACGGCGCGGACCTCGGCGCCCAGTCGGTGGGCGAGGGCGGCACGGTGTTCGCCGGGCTCGACTGCGGCCGTGGCGATGCCGGCCCCGGCCAGCACGGCGATGATCGCCGCACCGATCGGTCCCGCGCCCATGACGAGCGCTCGTTGGTCGTGTCCACCCTCGGTGTGTACCCGCGGACCGGACCACGATGATCGGGGTGGATGCACGGACAAACCGGAGCGCGTGATGGCGTGGAGGGCGACGGCGAGCGGCTCGGTGTAGGCCGCGGCGCGAGCATCGACACCCGACGGTACGGGGAACAGGCGGTCGGCGCCGGCGGCGACGAACTCGGCGAAGGCGCCCCGTTCCGGGCCGGTTCCGGCCTCGGGTCGGTTGCGGCAGAGGCTGGTCCGCCCGGCCCGACAGAGCGCACACGAACCGCAGGCGGGCGAGGGCAGGCCGACGACGAGTGTGCCCGTTGCCAGGCCGGTGGTGCCGGGATCGTGTATCCGACCCGACCACTCGTGGCCGAAGACCGAGTCGGGCGGGCCCCAGCCGTCGAGCATCATGTGCAGATCGGTGCCGCAGATGCCGCAGTACTCGACCGCGACCAACGCGTCGGTTTCGCCTCCGGGTCGCGGGAGATCGACGACGTCGACCTCACCCCGCCGGCGATAGATCGCCGCTCTCATCGTGGGCTGGGTGGACATGGTCGAGAGCTTCGTCGGGTTCGCTCAGCCGTGCAATCGGTCGGGCGCCACCAGTGATGCCGCCAGCGTCGCACGATCGACCTTGCCCGATGTGAGGAGCGGCATCTCGTCGACGATCTCGAGCCGTTCGGGGGTGATGAACTTCGCCGCGCCGCGCTCGCTGAACCAGCGACGGCACTCGTCGAGATCGAACCCGTCGGGGGCGACCACGAACGCGGCCACCCGCTCGCCCAGCCGCTCGTGGGGCTCCGCCACGGCGACGGCCTGACGCACCGAGGGGTGGGCCTCGAGATGACGTTCGACCTCACCGGCCGAGATGTTCTCGCCGCCGCGGATGATGCGTTCACCGAGGCGGCCCGTGATCGTCAACCAGCCGTCGTCGATCGAGGCGAGGTCACCGGTGCGGAACCAACCATCGACGAAGTGCTCCGCGGTGCGGGCGTCGTCGAGATAGCCCCGGGCGAGCTCCGGCCCACGGAGCCAGAGTTGGCCGTCGTCGT
This Acidimicrobiales bacterium DNA region includes the following protein-coding sequences:
- a CDS encoding alcohol dehydrogenase catalytic domain-containing protein; this encodes MSTQPTMRAAIYRRRGEVDVVDLPRPGGETDALVAVEYCGICGTDLHMMLDGWGPPDSVFGHEWSGRIHDPGTTGLATGTLVVGLPSPACGSCALCRAGRTSLCRNRPEAGTGPERGAFAEFVAAGADRLFPVPSGVDARAAAYTEPLAVALHAITRSGLSVHPPRSSWSGPRVHTEGGHDQRALVMGAGPIGAAIIAVLAGAGIATAAVEPGEHRAALAHRLGAEVRAVEDLEITAHPGAAPADAVDVVFETSGARAAVETALTQLKPGGTLVLVGTGLDLPQLDTNRVILNELEVTGAFNYDADGFADALTLIGSGSLPLDDLLAPDEVRLDDLLATMHRLRTGSIAGKALVRPMGRTT
- a CDS encoding EAL domain-containing protein, which translates into the protein MNAESEERTGTAPAVTDARSFAFEHLAAVAAVIDNEGTIVDTNAAWRLFASLNGGTIATTGPGTNYVKLCERAGADGDAVAGSIARGLRRVLSGETTHFEFEYPCPTATEDRWFLLQASSAPVTTGGGAIVFHVDITTEKARRDRLSFEAYHDELTGLPNRRALTRRLENLRREHAVGPNPSWLFLFDLDGFKRVNDDHGHQIGDDLLGLVAARAQRIVRDGDMVARLGGDEFVLLCENLPEEGALVLAERLRVSLAQPFQIRSLEVALGASIGLIQVDRSLTPAELLDVVDRRMYDDKRRRYENETSPPTTAPPLPIAPSSSADAERHFEPTAANTRGSEAKRVIASAMTDAVVANSNDLVMFFAQDGTIEWVSRASQRVFGVAPEALVGLNGFDMIHPSDRDRVIGDFMSIPNLEDRVRTEFRIVTPDGRVGWVDEIATNLLEDPNVGMIVGNLRDITDRKQAEDAVRFQARLLDAVRQAVVAIDQPGAIIYWNEAATALYGYRRDEALGRSLTELLPAAEGWESISDQIQDRLRRGLPWDGEIRIVGKDGREIPLLVSDTPVFDDDGGHVATIGVGTDITERIRSEEITARLSAIVESSGDAVVSADLNGAVDTWNHRARELFDPSSRDFNGRQLVDLFDSENRAVVEATIGQVADGGPVTGLELRTDGPDGDSIELGVTFSPIRRSVDHTTIGISVIARDITERLRLHRGIDQERRRLADAQRCARLGSFELDLDTGRSTRSEELCRILGLPVESSGSIDLEWVHPDDREECATAMRRIVDGEVDVEMTHRIVRPDGEVRWVVSRTSDLSRGRIICGTVLDITEQRVAQLTLEHQASHDPLTGLENRVGLARSVGQLLARTRPQGQSVAVAMLDLDQFNQINDTLGHTVGDEVLKAVSSRFEQGLPSTDIVARFGGDEFVVIRTDVATSEEAEALGADIQRTLDDEILLGHRRFHVSCCVGVAISTADTDVDSLLSHADAAVHLAKQCGRSEIAVFDPASRAAANRLHNLESALARAIDNDELRVEYQPVIDLGDGTAAGFEALLRWTSDAFGDVSPAEFIPIAEASGLIVRIGRWVLDRALAQLASWRAVDTACDVWLSVNVSARQLDRPEFVDTVLDLMRSHGVPFRNLHLEVTESAALHETETSSDTLVRLRNHGIKVSIDDFGTGYSSLSYLDRLPIDVIKIDRAFVRELHVSAERTAIVRTIVALASTLDLDIVAEGVENDYQARFLRKLGCRHGQGFLWSPSLPGDEAAAWIGTRAALPPTQ